A single region of the Undibacterium piscinae genome encodes:
- a CDS encoding DEAD/DEAH box helicase — MTTFSELGLSECIVRAVSEHGYTTPTPIQLQAIPAVIKGGDLLAGAQTGTGKTAGFTLPILERLSKAPNAPKNKTDRRPIRALVLTPTRELAAQVEESVSTYGKYTNLNSGVIFGGVGINPQIKLLKTGVDILVATPGRLLDHKQQGTIDLSHVEILILDEADRMLDMGFIHDIKKVLAILPPKRQNLLFSATFSDEIKTLADRLLNNPAMIEVARRNSTVEVIAQKIHPVDRDKKQALLAHLIKTYNWNQVLVFTRTKHGANKLVEQLIAGGINSMAIHGNKSQSARTKALSEFKDGSLTVLVATDIAARGIDIDQLPHVVNYDLPNVPEDYVHRIGRTGRAGATGEAVSLVCVDEFKLLADIEKLIKRQLPQEIIDGFIPDPHAKAQPIQLRSFQGQGQGQGRSGGGGGNGNRSGNRQPRPAAPGANQPTRL; from the coding sequence ATGACCACATTTTCAGAACTTGGCTTATCCGAGTGCATCGTGCGCGCAGTCAGCGAACATGGTTACACCACACCTACCCCGATTCAGCTACAGGCAATTCCGGCCGTGATTAAAGGTGGCGATTTGCTCGCCGGCGCGCAAACCGGCACCGGCAAAACTGCGGGCTTTACCTTGCCCATCCTGGAGCGCCTGTCAAAAGCGCCGAATGCACCGAAAAACAAGACTGACCGTCGTCCGATTCGCGCTTTAGTATTGACCCCTACCCGCGAACTGGCAGCACAGGTAGAAGAAAGTGTCAGCACTTACGGCAAGTACACTAACTTGAACTCTGGCGTAATTTTTGGCGGCGTCGGCATCAATCCGCAAATTAAGCTATTGAAAACCGGTGTCGATATTCTGGTTGCCACCCCTGGTCGCTTATTGGATCACAAACAACAAGGTACGATAGATTTAAGCCATGTTGAAATCCTGATTTTGGATGAAGCCGACCGTATGCTGGATATGGGCTTTATCCACGACATTAAAAAAGTCCTGGCGATCTTGCCACCTAAGCGCCAGAACCTGCTGTTCTCTGCAACGTTCTCAGACGAAATCAAGACTCTGGCAGATCGCTTGCTAAACAACCCCGCCATGATAGAAGTGGCGCGCCGAAATTCTACGGTAGAAGTGATTGCGCAGAAAATCCACCCGGTTGATCGTGATAAGAAGCAGGCGTTATTGGCGCATCTGATCAAGACCTACAACTGGAACCAGGTTTTGGTATTTACCCGCACCAAACACGGCGCCAACAAACTGGTTGAGCAATTGATCGCCGGCGGCATCAACAGTATGGCTATCCATGGCAACAAGAGCCAATCTGCCCGTACCAAGGCGCTGAGCGAATTCAAGGACGGTAGCCTGACCGTCCTGGTGGCCACCGATATCGCCGCACGCGGTATTGATATTGACCAATTGCCACACGTGGTCAATTATGACCTGCCTAACGTACCGGAAGACTATGTGCATCGGATCGGCCGTACCGGTCGTGCCGGTGCTACCGGTGAAGCGGTCTCCCTGGTCTGCGTCGATGAATTCAAGTTGCTCGCGGACATTGAGAAGCTGATCAAGCGTCAATTGCCGCAAGAGATTATTGACGGCTTCATTCCTGACCCTCATGCTAAAGCCCAGCCTATACAGCTACGCAGTTTCCAAGGCCAGGGACAAGGTCAAGGCCGCAGTGGCGGTGGCGGCGGTAACGGCAACCGTTCAGGCAACCGTCAGCCACGTCCTGCAGCTCCAGGAGCAAATCAACCCACACGCCTATGA
- a CDS encoding peptidylprolyl isomerase: MKIVKNTVATVHYKLSDAQGNLIEDGQEPMVYLHGGYENTLPKIEEALEGKEPGYNVTIQVEPEDAFGEYDAELVKVEPRNRLPTPLEVGMQFEGMPDGEDEESGVLFTVTDIADDKVVLDGNHPLAGMSLRFTLDVAEVRSASEEEIAHGHVHGAHGHPHDDEDDEDGAGNEYRSHSLH, translated from the coding sequence ATGAAGATTGTTAAAAACACGGTCGCAACCGTACATTATAAACTGTCAGATGCTCAGGGTAATCTGATTGAAGATGGCCAGGAGCCTATGGTGTACCTGCATGGCGGTTATGAAAATACCTTGCCTAAAATTGAAGAGGCGCTGGAAGGTAAGGAACCGGGTTACAACGTCACGATACAAGTCGAACCTGAAGACGCTTTTGGTGAGTACGATGCTGAACTGGTAAAAGTGGAGCCGCGTAATCGTTTGCCAACGCCTCTGGAAGTCGGTATGCAATTTGAAGGTATGCCTGACGGTGAAGATGAAGAGTCCGGCGTGCTGTTTACCGTTACTGACATCGCCGATGATAAGGTTGTGCTGGACGGCAATCACCCGCTTGCTGGTATGTCCTTGCGCTTTACCCTGGATGTCGCTGAGGTACGTAGCGCGAGTGAGGAAGAGATCGCTCACGGCCACGTGCATGGTGCTCACGGCCATCCGCATGATGACGAAGATGATGAAGACGGTGCCGGTAACGAATACCGCAGCCACTCGCTTCATTAA
- the cheY gene encoding chemotaxis protein CheY, whose product MADQNLKFLVVDDFSTMRRIVRNLLKELGYSNVDEAEDGALGLAKLKSGDFDFVISDWNMPNMDGLTMLQHIRADPALAKLPVLMVTAEAKKENIIAAAQAGANGYVVKPFTAATLDEKLSKIFEKLGKTA is encoded by the coding sequence ATGGCTGATCAAAATCTTAAGTTTTTAGTTGTCGATGATTTTTCAACGATGCGTCGTATTGTTCGTAACTTGCTCAAGGAGCTTGGTTATTCGAACGTGGATGAAGCGGAAGATGGCGCTTTGGGGTTGGCTAAATTAAAGAGCGGAGATTTTGACTTTGTTATTTCCGATTGGAATATGCCAAATATGGATGGATTGACTATGTTGCAGCATATTCGTGCAGATCCTGCCTTAGCTAAATTACCCGTTTTAATGGTAACGGCCGAAGCTAAAAAGGAAAATATTATCGCGGCAGCCCAAGCTGGTGCAAATGGATATGTGGTTAAGCCTTTTACCGCAGCAACACTTGATGAAAAATTATCTAAGATTTTTGAGAAATTAGGAAAAACTGCATAA
- a CDS encoding chemotaxis response regulator protein-glutamate methylesterase, producing the protein MKIKVLIVDDSALIRSVLSEIIGSQPDMQVVGVAPDPLVARELIKQTNPDVLTLDVEMPKMDGLDFLEKLMRLRPMPVLMVSSLTERGSEITMRALELGAVDFVTKPKLSIQSGMLEYTELICDKIRAVSKAKIRQRTSAQVDSGGASGPLPLVKNTLTSSEKLIIIGASTGGTEAIKNFLVQMPSDCPGILITQHMPEGFTRSFAKRLDGLCKISVCEAAGGERVLPGHAYIAPGHSHLLLSRSGANYVTQLDSGPAVNRHRPSVDVLFRSAAVCAGKNAVGVILTGMGKDGALGMLEMKNAGAHNFAQDEATCVVFGMPREAIAIGATHDVAPLNDLPSKVLHYLAQHGSRALRV; encoded by the coding sequence ATGAAAATTAAAGTATTAATAGTTGATGACTCTGCATTAATAAGAAGCGTTTTGAGCGAGATTATTGGAAGCCAACCTGATATGCAGGTGGTTGGAGTAGCACCAGATCCCTTGGTTGCCCGTGAGTTAATTAAGCAAACAAATCCAGATGTTTTGACGCTGGACGTCGAAATGCCGAAAATGGATGGCTTGGATTTTTTGGAAAAGCTAATGCGACTGAGGCCTATGCCTGTCCTGATGGTTTCCTCACTAACTGAACGCGGCTCCGAAATCACAATGAGGGCATTGGAGCTGGGTGCAGTCGATTTTGTCACGAAACCTAAACTATCTATACAAAGTGGGATGCTTGAATATACTGAGCTTATCTGCGATAAAATTCGAGCGGTTTCAAAAGCAAAGATTCGGCAACGGACATCAGCTCAAGTTGATTCGGGTGGGGCTTCTGGGCCTTTGCCATTGGTAAAAAATACCTTAACTAGTAGTGAGAAATTGATAATCATTGGGGCCTCAACAGGGGGAACTGAAGCGATCAAGAATTTCTTGGTTCAAATGCCATCAGACTGCCCGGGGATTTTGATTACTCAGCACATGCCGGAAGGGTTTACGCGATCATTTGCTAAACGCTTAGATGGGTTGTGTAAAATTTCTGTATGCGAAGCCGCTGGTGGGGAGCGCGTATTGCCTGGTCATGCGTATATTGCCCCAGGCCATTCTCACCTATTATTAAGCCGCAGTGGAGCGAACTATGTTACGCAACTCGATAGCGGCCCTGCGGTAAATCGGCATCGGCCTTCTGTTGACGTGCTGTTTCGTTCGGCTGCTGTATGTGCTGGTAAAAATGCCGTTGGCGTTATTCTTACCGGAATGGGCAAGGATGGCGCTTTAGGTATGCTTGAGATGAAAAATGCAGGTGCGCATAATTTTGCCCAAGATGAGGCAACTTGTGTAGTATTTGGAATGCCTCGGGAAGCAATAGCGATTGGAGCAACACATGATGTTGCTCCATTAAATGACCTTCCTAGTAAAGTTTTACATTACCTTGCGCAACATGGTAGTCGAGCTCTTCGTGTTTAA
- the cheD gene encoding chemoreceptor glutamine deamidase CheD yields MSQLSEEHFATNVYYDRTFDCDAAKILPGEFYFTGKDMLIVTVLGSCVSACIRDRVSGVGGMNHFMLPDGGADSDNPVSASMRYGTYAMEVLINELLKAGAKRENMEAKVFGGGNVLRGFTAINVGQRNAKFVLDYLRTERMRVIAEDLNDIYPRKVYFFPKTGKVLVKKLKVEHNDTLKRREQDYASRLKTASVGGDVDLF; encoded by the coding sequence ATGAGCCAATTAAGTGAAGAGCATTTCGCGACAAATGTTTACTACGACCGAACATTTGATTGCGATGCTGCGAAAATTTTACCAGGTGAGTTCTATTTTACCGGCAAAGATATGCTTATCGTGACCGTATTAGGATCTTGTGTTTCCGCTTGTATACGAGACCGTGTTTCTGGTGTTGGCGGTATGAACCATTTTATGTTACCTGATGGTGGGGCGGATTCTGATAATCCGGTTTCTGCATCAATGCGTTATGGAACTTACGCAATGGAAGTGTTGATTAATGAGCTTCTGAAAGCCGGTGCAAAGCGTGAAAATATGGAGGCTAAGGTATTTGGGGGGGGCAATGTGCTACGAGGATTCACCGCCATTAATGTAGGGCAAAGAAATGCAAAATTTGTTTTAGATTACTTGCGGACAGAAAGAATGCGTGTCATTGCAGAGGATTTAAATGATATCTATCCAAGAAAAGTTTATTTTTTTCCAAAAACAGGTAAGGTTCTGGTCAAAAAACTTAAAGTAGAACATAACGACACGCTGAAAAGACGAGAGCAGGATTATGCAAGTCGCCTTAAAACAGCATCTGTCGGTGGTGATGTGGATCTTTTTTGA
- a CDS encoding HAMP domain-containing protein gives MNLRNFRIGVRLGSGFGAILAGLILAVTLVSIYAEKHRNLMVEGLNTASQKQALANAMKSALFEGGIAMRNIGLQSDVGEMQKEELKVKAQRKLYDDSREQISRLGLNDDETKILAEVSRIDKEIEKPLKDAVGQALAFNGEGAVKIISSVIDPLSGKSIQEINKLVQYQESMSKQVFDESSAISVKMNYLLFIVLLVASIGSVLFTWIITRSITIPLRGALQVAEKVARGDLSSQVTVNGRDEVSLLLNALKEMNGSLAQTVGQVREGTETITVASKEIASGNADLSNRTESQASSLEETASSMEELTSTVKQNADNARQANQLVVSATSVAVKGGAVVGQVVDTMGSIKESSRKIVDIISVIDGIAFQTNILALNAAVEAARAGEQGRGFAVVAAEVRNLAQRSASAAKEIKILIGDSVDKVDQGSRLVDEAGKTMDEIVTSVQHVADIMSEIAAASQEQSAGIEQVNLAITQMDEMTQQNAALVEQAAAAAESMEEQASILSQAVSIFKLADGAQTHVQAFPPQNSRELKVPQLAAIRKVVSPVKPSQLNKLEKPSNVNKDSQNEWEEF, from the coding sequence ATGAATCTACGTAATTTTCGTATTGGAGTACGTTTGGGGAGTGGGTTCGGAGCGATTCTCGCTGGGTTGATTCTTGCCGTCACTCTTGTCAGTATCTATGCGGAAAAACATAGAAACCTCATGGTAGAGGGTTTGAACACAGCTAGCCAGAAACAGGCATTGGCAAATGCAATGAAAAGTGCATTGTTCGAGGGTGGAATTGCAATGCGTAACATTGGCTTGCAGTCGGACGTTGGTGAGATGCAGAAAGAAGAGTTGAAAGTAAAAGCTCAACGTAAATTATATGATGATTCTAGAGAGCAGATTTCTCGCTTGGGACTTAACGATGATGAAACGAAGATACTCGCGGAAGTTTCCAGAATAGATAAAGAAATTGAAAAGCCTCTTAAGGATGCTGTTGGGCAAGCTTTGGCATTTAATGGAGAGGGTGCGGTAAAAATTATATCGAGTGTAATTGATCCGTTGAGTGGAAAATCTATACAAGAAATCAATAAATTGGTTCAATATCAAGAGTCTATGTCAAAGCAGGTATTTGATGAGTCATCAGCAATTAGCGTAAAAATGAATTATTTACTTTTTATCGTGTTGCTTGTGGCTTCGATTGGAAGTGTGCTTTTTACTTGGATTATTACCCGAAGTATTACTATACCGCTACGGGGAGCACTTCAAGTCGCAGAGAAAGTTGCTCGTGGCGATCTATCTTCTCAGGTTACGGTAAATGGGCGAGATGAAGTTTCATTGCTTCTCAACGCTTTAAAAGAAATGAATGGTAGTTTGGCTCAGACGGTGGGGCAAGTTAGAGAGGGTACGGAAACCATTACAGTTGCTTCAAAGGAAATAGCTTCTGGAAATGCTGATCTTTCTAATAGAACAGAGTCGCAGGCTAGTTCGCTTGAGGAAACAGCGAGCTCAATGGAAGAGTTAACGTCAACGGTTAAGCAAAATGCTGATAATGCCAGACAGGCTAATCAGTTGGTGGTGTCAGCGACCAGTGTTGCAGTTAAAGGTGGTGCTGTTGTTGGTCAGGTGGTAGATACCATGGGCTCAATAAAAGAAAGCTCACGAAAGATCGTTGATATCATTAGTGTAATTGATGGCATAGCGTTTCAAACTAATATTCTGGCACTTAACGCCGCCGTTGAGGCCGCACGTGCAGGTGAGCAAGGGCGTGGGTTTGCAGTCGTTGCGGCTGAAGTTCGAAATCTGGCCCAACGTAGTGCAAGTGCGGCTAAAGAAATCAAAATACTCATAGGCGATTCTGTCGATAAAGTCGATCAAGGTAGTCGACTCGTTGATGAGGCTGGAAAGACCATGGATGAAATTGTTACAAGCGTTCAGCACGTCGCAGATATCATGAGTGAAATTGCAGCGGCAAGCCAGGAACAAAGTGCGGGTATCGAACAGGTAAACTTGGCTATCACTCAAATGGATGAAATGACTCAGCAAAATGCAGCATTGGTTGAGCAAGCGGCGGCAGCGGCTGAGAGTATGGAAGAGCAGGCCTCCATATTGTCACAGGCCGTGAGTATTTTTAAACTTGCCGATGGTGCGCAAACCCATGTTCAAGCTTTTCCCCCTCAAAATTCTCGTGAACTAAAAGTACCCCAGTTAGCCGCGATAAGAAAAGTGGTCTCGCCAGTTAAGCCTAGTCAGTTAAATAAGCTTGAAAAGCCGTCAAATGTTAACAAAGACTCTCAGAATGAATGGGAAGAGTTTTAA
- a CDS encoding chemotaxis protein CheW: MQVSSNSVLTEKEKDEMLVQEFLAFTLGQEEYGIDILKVQEIRGYEAVTRIANAPEFLKGVINLRGIIVPIVDMRIKFNLGTPTYDQFTVVIILNIEGRIVGMVVDSVSDVMTLLPEQVRPAPEMGTTFSGDFLIGLGTLEERMLILVDIVKLMSSSEMGLVDDAQ; this comes from the coding sequence ATGCAAGTATCGAGTAATTCGGTGCTGACGGAAAAAGAGAAGGATGAAATGCTTGTACAAGAATTTTTAGCGTTTACCTTAGGACAGGAAGAATACGGTATTGATATTTTAAAGGTACAAGAGATCAGAGGTTATGAGGCTGTCACTCGGATTGCCAATGCACCGGAGTTTTTGAAGGGGGTAATTAATTTAAGGGGTATTATTGTTCCAATAGTTGATATGCGAATTAAATTCAATCTTGGAACTCCGACCTATGATCAATTCACTGTCGTTATCATACTGAACATAGAGGGACGAATCGTTGGCATGGTTGTCGATAGCGTTTCTGACGTAATGACATTATTGCCAGAGCAGGTTCGCCCCGCCCCAGAGATGGGAACCACTTTTAGTGGTGATTTTTTGATCGGATTAGGAACGCTTGAGGAGCGCATGTTAATTTTAGTCGATATCGTCAAGTTGATGTCGAGTTCGGAAATGGGTTTGGTTGATGATGCTCAATAA
- the cheA gene encoding chemotaxis protein CheA: protein MTIDMSQFFQVFFDEAEELLAEKEKLLLGIDISSPDPEDLNAIFRAAHSIKGGASTFGLADMAEVTHVLESLLDKIRKGEMVLTSEHVEAFLVAKDILKMQLDGHRLGATVDQDAVADVQMLLQSLSQDAVPANTLEINFPQQKKEPLLAQSYANFFVIELPQLPSDDVNAIVSELGLLGTISRDEAILNNCTLQLETNGTRDDIVAICSFLLDPSDLNITTKDTPQKSVIVGQSEDELGYGFFEPLDMMFPPDAGADSRSVTATDTHHSLLHDSKIAVKKENEKHINSQEASTIRVGIEKVDQIVNLIGELVITQAMLEQRTQDLDPILNERLLSTVAHLTRNTRDLQEAVMSIRMMPMDYVFSRFPRMVRDLASKLGKKVDFITYGASTELDKGLIERIVDPLTHLVRNSIDHGIEMPAIRTQSGKTPTGKLSLSAVHQGGNIVIEVSDDGGGLNRDRILEKAKQSGLAVSESMPDSEVWQLIFAPGFSTAEIVTDVSGRGVGMDVVKRNIAAMGGVVDIRSAKGFGTTITISLPLTLAILDGMSIKVGDEIYILPLGFVMESLQPTAQDVKDINGKGQVIKVREEYLPLIALYECFNIEPKFANPSDGIAVIVEVDGKKAALLVDDLVGQQQVVVKNIESNYRKIPGISGATILGDGGVSLILDVAALLRSAR from the coding sequence ATGACCATTGACATGAGTCAATTTTTTCAAGTTTTTTTCGATGAGGCGGAAGAACTGCTTGCAGAGAAAGAAAAGCTGTTGTTAGGTATCGATATTTCATCTCCTGATCCCGAGGATTTAAATGCGATTTTTCGCGCAGCTCATTCTATCAAGGGTGGTGCATCCACTTTTGGCTTGGCAGATATGGCGGAGGTTACCCATGTCTTAGAGTCGCTCCTTGATAAAATTAGAAAAGGTGAAATGGTTTTGACTTCCGAGCATGTGGAAGCTTTTCTGGTTGCCAAAGATATTCTCAAGATGCAATTGGATGGGCATCGATTGGGAGCCACGGTTGATCAGGATGCTGTGGCGGACGTGCAAATGTTACTGCAATCACTTTCGCAAGATGCTGTGCCAGCTAATACCTTAGAGATAAATTTTCCTCAACAAAAAAAAGAACCTTTACTTGCTCAGAGTTATGCTAATTTTTTTGTTATTGAATTGCCTCAATTGCCATCTGACGATGTGAATGCGATTGTTTCAGAATTGGGGCTGTTGGGTACGATTAGTCGGGATGAGGCCATATTGAATAATTGCACTTTGCAATTGGAAACGAATGGCACAAGGGATGATATCGTTGCTATTTGTTCTTTTCTTTTGGATCCCTCAGATTTAAACATCACCACAAAGGATACTCCGCAAAAAAGCGTCATAGTGGGGCAATCTGAAGATGAGTTAGGGTATGGTTTTTTTGAACCATTGGACATGATGTTCCCTCCTGATGCCGGAGCCGATTCTCGATCTGTGACAGCGACCGATACACATCATTCTTTATTGCACGATAGCAAGATTGCCGTAAAAAAAGAGAATGAAAAACATATAAATTCTCAAGAGGCGTCAACGATACGGGTGGGTATTGAGAAGGTTGATCAAATTGTTAATTTGATCGGTGAATTGGTCATCACTCAGGCTATGTTGGAACAGCGTACTCAGGATTTGGATCCTATATTAAATGAACGTCTGCTGAGTACCGTCGCACATCTAACTCGTAATACAAGAGATTTGCAAGAGGCTGTAATGTCCATTCGTATGATGCCTATGGACTATGTATTTTCTCGCTTTCCAAGGATGGTGCGTGATTTGGCATCAAAGTTAGGTAAAAAAGTTGATTTTATAACTTATGGCGCATCCACAGAGCTCGACAAGGGATTAATTGAGCGCATCGTTGACCCATTAACTCATTTGGTTCGGAATAGTATTGATCACGGTATTGAGATGCCGGCAATACGTACTCAATCTGGAAAAACTCCAACCGGGAAATTGTCTCTTTCTGCCGTGCATCAAGGGGGGAATATAGTCATTGAAGTTAGTGATGATGGTGGAGGTTTGAATCGAGATCGGATTCTGGAAAAAGCGAAACAAAGTGGCTTGGCTGTATCTGAATCTATGCCCGATAGTGAAGTGTGGCAGCTTATTTTTGCTCCCGGATTTTCTACTGCAGAGATCGTGACGGATGTTTCTGGTCGCGGGGTTGGGATGGATGTCGTTAAACGGAATATTGCAGCTATGGGGGGAGTGGTTGATATTCGTTCTGCGAAAGGTTTTGGAACAACAATTACTATTTCCCTGCCATTAACATTGGCTATTTTGGATGGGATGTCAATCAAAGTTGGTGATGAAATTTATATTCTTCCATTGGGATTTGTTATGGAGTCACTGCAGCCTACTGCCCAGGACGTCAAGGATATTAATGGAAAAGGACAGGTAATTAAGGTTCGTGAAGAATATTTACCCCTTATAGCATTATACGAGTGCTTTAATATAGAACCCAAATTTGCAAATCCTTCGGATGGCATTGCGGTTATTGTTGAAGTTGATGGGAAAAAAGCGGCTCTACTTGTCGATGATCTTGTGGGTCAACAGCAAGTCGTGGTGAAAAATATTGAATCAAACTATCGTAAAATTCCGGGGATTTCTGGCGCTACCATTTTGGGCGATGGTGGCGTTTCATTAATTTTGGACGTCGCTGCATTATTGCGTTCCGCTCGGTAA
- a CDS encoding response regulator, giving the protein MSKIILAVDDSGSLRQMVAFSLKAAGYQVVEAVDGQDGLEKARAQIFDLVLTDQNMPRMDGLTLIKSLRALPTYQRVPILMLTTESGDEMKSKGRAAGANGWLVKPFDPQKLTEVVKKVIG; this is encoded by the coding sequence ATGTCCAAAATAATTTTAGCGGTGGATGATTCTGGCTCGTTGAGACAGATGGTTGCTTTTAGTTTAAAAGCGGCGGGGTATCAGGTCGTCGAGGCTGTTGACGGACAGGATGGTTTAGAAAAAGCGAGGGCTCAGATTTTTGATCTTGTTTTAACAGATCAAAATATGCCCCGCATGGATGGTTTAACTTTAATAAAATCATTACGTGCTTTGCCAACATATCAACGAGTTCCGATTCTGATGTTGACGACCGAGTCCGGCGATGAAATGAAAAGTAAAGGCCGAGCTGCTGGTGCCAATGGTTGGCTGGTAAAGCCATTTGACCCACAGAAGCTCACTGAAGTAGTCAAAAAAGTGATTGGCTAG
- a CDS encoding chemotaxis protein, with the protein MSKKKLLGSHVKQLLKGVSDHGNEHLLELETDLVQTTILLAEAIEKLGSSFLALHSAVTSQQDEIDHLILSGLAPEASVERLKIIQDDISLHINTAVTSLQFQDLTSQLISRTVQRSMGLREVLSTLGVVGNGIPHDGGTDEISLLLKEIMVRLEVQSVELKSLLRKAVSQKHLDSGDIELF; encoded by the coding sequence ATGTCAAAAAAGAAACTTTTAGGTTCTCATGTTAAGCAACTGTTGAAAGGTGTCTCCGATCATGGAAATGAACATTTGCTTGAGCTTGAAACGGATCTTGTACAAACAACTATTCTTTTGGCTGAGGCAATCGAGAAGCTTGGCTCTAGTTTTTTAGCTTTGCACTCTGCAGTAACAAGTCAACAGGATGAAATTGATCATCTAATTCTGTCTGGACTCGCCCCGGAAGCTAGTGTGGAGCGTCTGAAAATAATTCAAGACGATATTAGCTTGCATATAAATACCGCAGTGACCAGTTTGCAATTTCAAGATTTGACCAGCCAATTGATTTCGAGAACAGTTCAAAGAAGTATGGGGCTTCGTGAGGTACTTAGTACCTTGGGTGTAGTCGGTAATGGGATTCCTCATGATGGCGGTACCGATGAAATCTCGCTACTCTTGAAAGAGATAATGGTTAGATTGGAAGTGCAGAGTGTCGAATTGAAAAGTCTGCTACGTAAGGCAGTAAGTCAAAAGCATCTGGATAGCGGAGACATTGAGTTATTTTAG
- the motB gene encoding flagellar motor protein MotB has product MANEELRPIIVKRIKKVAGGHHGGAWKIAYADFVTAMMAFFLLMWLLGSDAKGNLQGIAEYFKTPLKVAMAGGDGSGDSSSIIKGGGKDLSLREGQNKKGDLDSPKKSYNLQAAEAALAKADAERLKVLKEKIEAAIESSPTLKQYRKQLLLDITTEGLRIQMVDEQNRPMFASAKADLQPYTRDILHEIGLALNDVPNRISLSGHTDAAPYGSGEKGYSNWELSADRANASRRELIYGGMEESKVLRVVGLSSSVLFDKNEPLNPINRRISIIVMNKKAEQSASQDGGSIDVGNSGDVTVGVQ; this is encoded by the coding sequence ATGGCTAATGAAGAGTTGAGACCAATTATTGTTAAACGCATTAAGAAAGTTGCGGGTGGTCATCATGGTGGCGCTTGGAAAATCGCCTACGCTGACTTTGTTACGGCAATGATGGCTTTTTTTCTTTTAATGTGGTTACTTGGGTCGGATGCAAAAGGGAACTTGCAGGGCATAGCGGAGTACTTTAAAACACCTTTAAAGGTTGCTATGGCCGGTGGTGATGGTAGTGGTGATAGCTCAAGTATTATCAAAGGTGGTGGTAAAGATTTAAGTTTACGTGAGGGGCAAAATAAAAAGGGTGATCTGGACTCGCCTAAAAAAAGTTATAACCTACAGGCGGCTGAAGCAGCGCTTGCCAAAGCTGATGCTGAACGCTTAAAAGTCTTAAAGGAAAAAATTGAGGCTGCGATCGAATCAAGTCCGACATTAAAGCAATATCGAAAACAACTACTGCTAGATATTACAACTGAGGGTTTGCGAATTCAGATGGTGGATGAGCAGAATCGACCAATGTTTGCTTCAGCCAAAGCGGATTTGCAACCGTATACCAGAGACATTTTACATGAAATTGGACTCGCCCTTAATGATGTTCCTAATCGGATCAGTCTGTCAGGACATACCGATGCGGCACCGTATGGTAGTGGTGAGAAAGGTTATAGTAATTGGGAGCTTTCGGCCGATCGAGCGAATGCATCTCGTAGAGAATTGATCTATGGTGGAATGGAGGAGTCGAAGGTGCTGCGAGTTGTTGGGCTATCTTCGTCGGTACTTTTTGATAAAAATGAACCGCTCAATCCGATTAATCGACGTATTAGTATTATTGTAATGAATAAAAAAGCTGAACAGTCAGCATCGCAAGATGGTGGCTCAATTGATGTCGGAAATTCAGGAGATGTAACGGTTGGAGTTCAATAG